The following is a genomic window from Lysinibacillus sp. JNUCC-52.
TTGAACACACCTCCTATAAACATCGGAACCATAGGCATTAACTGAGTTACCGCGTTCACTGTATCCATTCCGAACAGCATTGCTGCAGCTGGTATTTCCGAACCTGTTACATTAATCCACCTTAGAAAGGTTGATAAATCTAAAGTCTTTCGACCACTTTCATATTTACTAACACATGATTGTGTAACATTTAACTCTTCGGCTATATCCTCTTGCGTCATTTTCGCTTTCTTACGAAAGATTTTTAGCATCTTTCCATGTTCTATTGCATCAAACATTTCGTTCATCGCCCCTCTAAATATTCTGTATTAGAATAAATTCCATTGTGGAATACAAATTTCTTCCAAGTTAACTTAATATAGTGATAAGAGGTAGATTTGCCCCTACCTCTTACTAGATTGGTAGTTTGACGAGGCCATTTGCCCTGGCCTCTCCTATTTAAATTGCACCTGCCCGTGCTTTTTTAATTCCATTCATTCATAATGATATTTTTTATTGTTGTTGCAGTTGGTTCGTATAACCAAACACGTTTTCCTTTAAATCCACGTTGTCTTTCATATTGTTTGATACGTGGATCACACAGGATATGTTCTTCCAAGAACGTTTTTTTAAATGTTGTTGCCCTTATAATGTCATCGATATCCCAAAATAAAATTTCATGTCTTGCTGTTTCGTTAATAAGTTCACGTAGCTCAGATGTTATTCTTTCTTTTGTGATTCCTGACATTTCAAATAAGGTTTTGATTACTGTACTTTCACTAGGTGCTATTCCAATCACATTGCCACCGCCTTGTTTAAAAACTTATT
Proteins encoded in this region:
- a CDS encoding helix-turn-helix domain-containing protein; protein product: MNEMFDAIEHGKMLKIFRKKAKMTQEDIAEELNVTQSCVSKYESGRKTLDLSTFLRWINVTGSEIPAAAMLFGMDTVNAVTQLMPMVPMFIGGVFNWIL